One window of the Epinephelus moara isolate mb chromosome 24, YSFRI_EMoa_1.0, whole genome shotgun sequence genome contains the following:
- the psmf1 gene encoding proteasome inhibitor PI31 subunit codes for MAGLEVLYTCVGGSISCPQDAVVCFVHWEMIKSGYRCIGSGDEPRSSDKKSELLPADWSSNKELYSLRYKAKDSDTQLLLKAIAVDSTLIFNLMTPGTQQVSDLTVNISDHVDADQLHTFDSVFKDADSLSEKVKTQLLPSQDRPTGQRAERKSRREVEEEAEQRRRREDSDPLRIPSRQPPHWHDPMIPPFAAGGADLDPFGTRGGGGMIVDPLRSGYPRSGFDPSSGIPDILPPGAVPPGARFDPFGPVGRHRPGPDPDHMPPPGYDDMFM; via the exons ATGGCGGGCCTGGAGGTGTTATATACCTGTGTCGGTGGCAGCATTAGCTGTCCACAGGACGCCGTTGTGTGTTTCGTTCACTGGGAAATGATAAAGAGCGGATACAGGTGCATCGGGTCCGGAGACGAG CCTCGCAGCAGTGATAAGAAGTccgagctgctgcctgctgactGGAGCAGCAACAAGGAATTGTACAGTCTGCGATATAAAGCCAAAGACAGCGACACCCAGCTGCTGCTCAAAGCCATCGCTGTCGACTCCACCTTGATCTTCAACCTGATG acCCCAGGCACACAGCAGGTGTCAGACTTGACAGTGAACATCAGCGATCACGTGGATGCTGACCAGTTACACACATTTGACAG TGTGTTCAAGGATGCAGACAGTCTGTCAGAGAAGGTGAAGACTCAGCTGCTGCCCTCCCAGGACAGACCGACAGGACAgagggcagagaggaagagtcGGAGGGAGGTGGAAGAGGAGGCTGAGCAGAGACGAAGAAGAGAGGACAGCGACCCCCTCCGCATCCCCAGCAGACAGCCACCACACTG GCACGACCCCATGATTCCTCCGTTTGCAGCTGGAGGAGCAGATCTGGATCCCTTCGG GACTCGCGGCGGTGGTGGCATGATAGTCGACCCGTTGAGGTCGGGGTATCCTCGCTCTGGCTTTGATCCATCAAGTGGGATACCAGACATCCTGCCTCCTGGAGCTGTTCCCCCGGGAGCTCGCTTCGACCCGTTTGGACCCGTCGGACGACACAGACCAGG